One window of Polycladomyces zharkentensis genomic DNA carries:
- a CDS encoding AAA family ATPase has protein sequence MAVDAKLLVVTEDHTQAEDIRNRVGQTFPQFLHILPKEVRREISRLQPDLVVLHETKDGMGLQLLPYIAREVPDALVVFLTERRDPIRTRDANRSGAFDILFLPDEITALEDVLNRAVKVLQEKNVKRDTATAFTWGRGNVITFYSGKGGSGRSLIAATLAQTLQLDSTAGVLLVDLNLQYGGLETYMNVTSDRSLYDLTPVLNELNDNHIRSVTVVEPNSQVELLASPADAEIAEQITEEHVERVLRAARLYYDYILVDLPTEMTTLSYTALEEADHLFYVLTPDAPAMRTLGRVLDLFDKIGVDPTDRFELILNRISRDSEISAKDVREHFPYPVIGELHEDAKKIQQFINRGKPIRKSRKERGLPVFARDVQKLAGVLLGKNADKSAS, from the coding sequence ATGGCCGTTGATGCGAAATTACTTGTTGTGACGGAGGATCATACACAAGCGGAGGATATCCGCAATCGGGTGGGACAAACCTTCCCCCAGTTTCTGCACATCCTGCCCAAAGAGGTGCGCCGGGAGATCTCCCGTCTGCAACCCGACTTGGTCGTGTTGCACGAGACCAAAGACGGGATGGGACTTCAGTTGTTGCCCTACATCGCACGGGAAGTGCCGGATGCCCTCGTCGTCTTTCTCACCGAGCGGCGCGACCCGATCCGCACACGGGACGCCAACCGTTCCGGCGCTTTTGACATCCTTTTCTTGCCGGATGAAATCACTGCGCTGGAAGACGTGTTAAACCGGGCGGTCAAAGTGTTGCAGGAGAAAAACGTGAAGCGGGATACAGCAACCGCATTCACCTGGGGACGGGGGAACGTCATCACATTCTACAGCGGCAAGGGAGGCAGCGGTCGCAGCCTGATCGCCGCAACGTTGGCCCAGACGCTGCAGTTGGACTCCACTGCCGGGGTGCTGTTGGTGGATCTCAACCTCCAGTACGGGGGATTGGAAACCTACATGAACGTGACCAGCGACCGTTCCTTGTATGACCTCACCCCGGTGTTGAATGAGCTGAACGACAACCACATCCGGAGCGTCACGGTGGTGGAACCCAACTCCCAGGTGGAGCTGTTGGCCAGCCCGGCTGATGCGGAGATCGCGGAGCAGATCACCGAGGAGCATGTGGAGCGTGTCCTGCGGGCGGCTCGCCTGTACTACGACTACATCCTGGTGGATCTGCCGACGGAGATGACCACGTTGTCGTATACGGCGTTGGAAGAAGCGGATCACCTCTTTTACGTGCTGACGCCTGATGCGCCTGCCATGCGTACGTTGGGCCGGGTGTTGGATCTGTTCGACAAGATCGGTGTAGACCCGACGGATCGATTTGAGCTGATTTTGAACCGGATCAGTCGGGACAGTGAAATTTCGGCAAAAGACGTGCGCGAGCATTTCCCATACCCGGTGATCGGGGAACTGCACGAAGATGCCAAGAAAATTCAGCAGTTCATCAACCGCGGCAAACCCATCCGCAAATCCCGCAAAGAGCGCGGTCTGCCGGTGTTTGCCCGCGATGTGCAAAAGCTGGCCGGTGTTCTTCTGGGCAAAAATGCGGATAAATCGGCGTCGTAA
- a CDS encoding Hsp70 family protein, which produces MSEEVIVGIDLGTTFSAIAYVNAYGKPEVIPNREGDRTTPSVIFFEPDGTPIVGKEARHQALVDPRRAVRFIKREMGNPSYRFNVNGQDYFPEDLSALILKKLKADAEAYLGKPVNKAVISVPAYFKDAQRECTRQAGKIAGLDVIRIINEPTAAALAYGLDKAEGDQTILVYDFGGGTFDVTVMRVEGQRFTILATDGDSHLGGKDIDERLVDYFAEEFMRAYWMDLRQEPHTLQDLWDKAEIAKKDLSFRNQLAVTLATGDKALRVDIDRELFEELTLDLIARTEVCMQRVIQSAGLTWDQIDTILLAGGSSRIPAVKEMIKRVTGKDAARNMNPDECVAMGAAIQAVVSMMEKGEQEFAPPLDGAADIVVQDVASHSLGVKALSSDKTRYVNSIIIPKHTPIPCERTRTYVTGEDNQPRVEIEVLQGEDEDPNSPNVQLIGKAGLRNLPPHKAGELVIEVTLRYDADGVIEVVAKELKSGQKTREVVMQKTNSLSEDVLEERKRLLDSVRL; this is translated from the coding sequence TTGAGTGAAGAAGTGATTGTCGGGATCGATTTGGGGACGACGTTTTCGGCGATCGCCTACGTCAACGCATACGGGAAGCCGGAGGTGATTCCCAACCGCGAAGGGGATCGGACCACTCCGTCCGTCATCTTTTTCGAACCGGACGGTACCCCGATCGTAGGCAAGGAAGCGCGCCATCAGGCGTTGGTGGACCCGCGCCGGGCGGTTCGTTTCATCAAACGGGAGATGGGGAATCCCTCCTATCGTTTCAATGTGAACGGACAGGACTATTTCCCGGAGGATCTCTCCGCATTGATCCTGAAAAAACTGAAGGCGGACGCGGAAGCCTATTTGGGCAAACCGGTGAACAAAGCCGTCATCAGCGTGCCGGCCTACTTCAAGGACGCCCAGCGCGAGTGCACCCGCCAAGCGGGCAAAATCGCCGGACTGGATGTGATCCGCATCATCAACGAACCGACCGCGGCCGCGCTCGCCTACGGGTTGGACAAGGCCGAGGGCGACCAGACCATTTTGGTGTACGACTTCGGCGGCGGGACGTTTGACGTGACGGTGATGCGAGTCGAGGGGCAACGCTTCACCATCCTGGCCACCGACGGGGATTCCCACTTGGGCGGCAAGGACATTGACGAGCGGTTGGTCGATTATTTCGCGGAGGAATTCATGCGGGCCTACTGGATGGATCTCCGCCAGGAACCGCACACCTTGCAGGATTTGTGGGACAAGGCGGAGATTGCCAAAAAGGATCTCTCCTTCCGCAACCAATTGGCCGTCACGCTGGCCACCGGGGACAAAGCGTTGCGGGTGGATATCGACCGGGAGCTGTTTGAGGAGTTGACCCTCGATTTGATTGCCCGGACGGAAGTCTGCATGCAACGGGTGATCCAGTCGGCCGGTTTGACGTGGGACCAGATCGACACGATTCTGCTCGCCGGAGGTTCCAGCCGGATTCCCGCCGTGAAGGAGATGATCAAGCGCGTCACCGGCAAGGATGCGGCACGCAACATGAACCCGGACGAATGTGTGGCGATGGGCGCGGCGATCCAGGCGGTCGTTTCCATGATGGAAAAAGGGGAGCAGGAATTCGCACCGCCGCTGGATGGGGCCGCAGACATCGTCGTTCAGGACGTGGCGTCCCACAGTTTGGGCGTCAAGGCCCTGTCCTCGGACAAAACGCGCTATGTCAACAGCATCATCATTCCCAAACACACGCCGATCCCCTGCGAACGGACCCGTACCTACGTCACCGGCGAGGATAACCAACCGCGGGTGGAGATCGAGGTGTTGCAGGGAGAGGACGAAGATCCCAACTCCCCCAATGTGCAGCTGATCGGCAAAGCGGGCTTGCGCAACCTGCCCCCGCATAAGGCCGGGGAGCTGGTGATCGAGGTGACGCTGCGCTATGACGCCGACGGCGTGATCGAAGTGGTGGCCAAGGAACTGAAGAGCGGGCAGAAAACGCGCGAAGTCGTCATGCAGAAAACGAACAGCCTGTCCGAAGACGTGTTGGAGGAACGGAAACGGCTGCTGGATTCAGTCAGGTTGTAA
- a CDS encoding tetratricopeptide repeat protein, which produces MENYYERFGIPRDADEGEIRKRIHQELRKWSNRTNAPQMERRQEAERMVQLLEEAEEILLDPDKRAAYDRQLAAASRLQTSARREQASTASRTGTGTVTPVETIISRGTELLEQNRVADTIVLARQATEQDPHNPDAWALLAHAKKEWGEPEQAVEAFRRAIELKPNDGRYYYGLGQTLEQLNRWEEAVTQYRRASQTDPDNHQYRVVLGMALIRTEQFDEGLALLEQCVQAEPDNPAYQESLALGYQAKAYYSWTEVPAGHPMMAEGRYPTTYQQYRTALRYLSKALALRFDNPQLRQSLRETLKKVEKEGTRLFTGSKLSIGIVWALAIYSLFVDATVGARVFLFLLPAFYIASALTPKYKMYQSLIRHGTPHSDLALADEWLSKRIRRIGSVIVFVILGIYFMPWVMLAVTLYNFYHNYPVKRWLDVVFARWKRKSMSKKREL; this is translated from the coding sequence ATGGAAAACTACTACGAACGCTTCGGGATTCCCCGCGATGCGGACGAGGGGGAAATCCGCAAACGGATTCACCAGGAACTGCGTAAATGGAGCAACCGAACCAACGCCCCGCAGATGGAGCGCCGCCAAGAGGCGGAGCGGATGGTGCAGCTGCTGGAGGAAGCGGAGGAAATCTTGCTCGACCCTGACAAGCGGGCGGCCTATGACCGGCAGTTGGCCGCCGCTTCCCGCCTCCAGACGTCTGCACGCCGGGAACAGGCATCCACTGCCTCCCGGACGGGAACCGGTACGGTCACTCCGGTGGAAACCATCATTTCCCGGGGAACGGAACTGTTGGAGCAAAACCGGGTGGCGGATACGATCGTCCTCGCGCGCCAAGCCACCGAGCAGGACCCGCACAACCCCGACGCATGGGCACTGCTGGCCCACGCCAAGAAGGAGTGGGGCGAACCGGAACAGGCAGTGGAAGCGTTCCGGCGGGCGATTGAGCTGAAACCCAATGACGGACGGTACTACTACGGTCTCGGCCAAACCTTGGAACAATTGAACCGCTGGGAGGAAGCCGTCACCCAGTACCGGCGTGCCAGCCAAACGGACCCGGACAATCATCAGTACCGGGTCGTCCTCGGCATGGCGCTGATCCGAACGGAGCAATTCGATGAGGGGTTGGCACTGCTGGAACAGTGCGTGCAAGCCGAACCGGACAATCCGGCATACCAGGAGAGCCTGGCGCTCGGTTACCAGGCCAAAGCCTACTACAGCTGGACCGAAGTGCCCGCCGGTCACCCGATGATGGCGGAGGGACGATACCCCACCACCTATCAGCAGTACCGCACTGCCCTGCGCTACCTGAGCAAAGCATTGGCACTGCGGTTCGACAACCCCCAGTTGCGGCAGAGCCTGCGCGAGACGCTGAAAAAGGTGGAGAAAGAGGGTACCCGCCTGTTCACCGGCAGCAAGCTGTCCATCGGCATCGTCTGGGCATTGGCGATCTACAGCCTGTTTGTCGACGCCACCGTCGGCGCGCGGGTGTTTTTGTTCCTGTTGCCGGCTTTCTACATTGCCTCGGCGTTGACGCCCAAGTACAAGATGTACCAAAGCCTGATCCGTCACGGCACCCCGCATTCCGATCTGGCCTTGGCGGACGAATGGCTGAGCAAACGGATTCGTCGCATCGGATCGGTCATCGTCTTTGTCATCCTCGGCATCTATTTCATGCCGTGGGTGATGCTGGCGGTGACGTTGTACAACTTCTACCATAACTACCCTGTGAAAAGATGGTTGGATGTCGTATTCGCCCGCTGGAAAAGGAAATCCATGTCGAAAAAAAGAGAGTTATGA
- a CDS encoding SAF domain-containing protein — protein MQDAKRRAIIFTVISVVLAGMAGILFLQEVNAVQGQLGGMRTVYVAARPINELTPLRPDFFKEEQIPEAYYEKIKSSVVQNINQVQGKVSVIALKEGELLTNNVLRMATDLTDSNHRLVQLSASERVGFDVPLTAQDKVDILITVSKDDKNGTTTVEWKGVPVWQVADKQKAIWVELPLDDAAKLINYQNFATSIRVLKAPQNEQPSFSSGGEEGDGDGESPQTGSDKSGKQTQGKQAKR, from the coding sequence ATGCAGGATGCAAAACGGAGAGCCATTATTTTTACCGTCATTTCCGTTGTTTTGGCCGGGATGGCCGGGATCTTGTTTTTGCAGGAAGTCAATGCGGTGCAGGGGCAATTGGGAGGCATGCGGACGGTCTATGTGGCAGCACGCCCCATCAATGAGCTGACACCGCTGAGACCCGATTTCTTTAAGGAAGAGCAAATCCCGGAAGCGTACTATGAGAAGATCAAGTCTTCCGTCGTACAAAATATCAACCAAGTACAGGGAAAAGTTTCAGTCATTGCTTTGAAAGAAGGGGAATTGCTCACCAATAATGTTTTAAGAATGGCAACCGACCTGACGGACTCCAATCACCGATTGGTTCAGCTCTCCGCTTCGGAGCGGGTCGGGTTTGATGTTCCGTTGACGGCGCAGGACAAAGTGGACATTCTCATCACTGTTTCCAAGGATGACAAGAACGGCACGACAACCGTCGAATGGAAAGGCGTACCGGTTTGGCAGGTGGCGGACAAGCAAAAAGCGATCTGGGTGGAGCTGCCGTTGGATGACGCGGCCAAACTGATCAACTACCAAAACTTTGCCACCTCGATTCGGGTGTTGAAGGCGCCGCAAAATGAGCAGCCAAGCTTCTCTTCCGGTGGCGAAGAGGGAGACGGGGACGGCGAGTCTCCTCAAACGGGCAGTGACAAGAGCGGCAAACAAACCCAAGGAAAACAGGCGAAGCGATAA
- a CDS encoding DinB family protein, translating to MYRTIDEFLTDWKMESDSTYKVLQALTDESLGQVVSPQDRTLGEIAWHIVTTLHEMMSRTGLVFDAPKKDAPVPSSAQTIAERYRQASEAMAEAIRQQWTDETLQETTDMYGMQWTNAFTLSILIRHEIHHRGQMTVLMRQAGLRLPGVYGPSRDEV from the coding sequence ATGTACCGCACGATTGACGAGTTCTTGACCGATTGGAAAATGGAAAGCGATTCCACGTATAAGGTATTGCAGGCATTGACCGATGAATCGTTGGGACAAGTCGTCTCTCCGCAAGACCGGACACTGGGCGAGATTGCCTGGCACATCGTGACCACCCTTCATGAAATGATGTCCCGAACCGGGCTGGTGTTTGATGCGCCGAAAAAGGACGCGCCTGTTCCGTCGTCGGCCCAAACCATCGCCGAACGTTATCGGCAAGCGAGTGAAGCGATGGCAGAGGCGATCCGACAGCAATGGACCGATGAGACGTTGCAGGAAACGACTGACATGTACGGGATGCAGTGGACCAACGCCTTCACGTTGTCCATCCTCATCCGACACGAGATTCATCATCGCGGTCAGATGACCGTTTTGATGCGCCAGGCCGGACTCCGCTTGCCCGGCGTGTACGGTCCGTCCAGGGATGAGGTGTGA
- a CDS encoding nucleotide exchange factor GrpE: MKDKQRTGKHWFWQENRSAGKTESDQHTLQQLLASLTHLNKEFSSLNHIIEKRIRYDKTKEEAFDRLYAELEELKQDAAFRQNKPLYIDLILLFDRLDNMSREIDTDSEVGRTFARLLDTLRDEVLEILYRREVQLLRTGSDVFDPRLQHAIGVEPTDDPAENNRVARVVRHGFLYRDTVLRPEEVIVKRYRSSSMSLVER; the protein is encoded by the coding sequence GTGAAAGACAAACAACGAACCGGGAAACACTGGTTTTGGCAGGAGAACCGTTCCGCGGGCAAAACCGAATCCGACCAACACACGCTTCAACAACTCCTCGCTTCCCTGACCCATTTGAACAAGGAATTTTCCTCGCTCAATCATATCATCGAAAAACGGATCCGCTACGACAAAACCAAAGAAGAAGCGTTCGACCGCCTGTATGCCGAGCTGGAAGAACTGAAGCAGGATGCGGCGTTTCGGCAAAACAAGCCATTATACATAGATCTGATCCTGTTGTTTGACCGGTTGGATAACATGAGTCGGGAGATTGATACCGACTCGGAGGTCGGGCGCACGTTTGCTCGTCTGTTGGACACGCTCAGGGACGAGGTGCTGGAGATTCTCTACCGTCGGGAGGTTCAGCTGTTGCGTACGGGTTCCGACGTCTTCGACCCGCGACTGCAGCATGCGATCGGAGTGGAGCCCACGGATGATCCGGCGGAGAACAACCGGGTAGCCAGGGTGGTCCGGCACGGGTTTCTGTATCGGGACACGGTGCTGCGACCGGAGGAAGTGATCGTGAAGCGGTATCGGTCGTCGTCCATGTCGTTGGTGGAAAGATGA
- a CDS encoding glycerophosphodiester phosphodiesterase, translating into MKHGLHRLLAVVGVWTMVALLTIPTVLAADLPQVKRTGLLSPDRILNVGHRGASGYAPEHTIPAYELAKDMKADYIELDLQMTKDGHLICMHDETLDRTTNGTGYVKEHTLAEIKQLDAGSWFNEAYPQYANPEYKGLKVPTLEEVLDHFGHSVNYYIETKSPETYPGMEEKLLETLKRHHLIGPNAKPGQVIIQSFSPDSLKKVHHLDPGIPLVQLLWYEQPAQITDRELSEIHTYAIGVGPNFNKIDRAYVQKVRQHGLLIHPYTVNEKADMKRLIDWGVTGMFTNFPDRLHEVLKERKGK; encoded by the coding sequence ATGAAACATGGGTTGCATCGGCTGCTGGCCGTCGTCGGCGTGTGGACGATGGTAGCGTTATTGACGATTCCGACCGTATTGGCCGCCGATCTCCCGCAAGTGAAACGAACGGGGTTGCTCTCCCCCGACCGCATTTTGAATGTCGGTCACCGCGGCGCATCCGGTTATGCACCGGAGCACACGATCCCGGCCTATGAACTGGCAAAAGACATGAAGGCTGATTACATCGAGCTGGATTTGCAAATGACCAAAGACGGTCACTTAATCTGCATGCACGATGAAACGCTGGATCGGACCACGAACGGCACCGGATACGTCAAAGAGCACACGCTGGCAGAGATCAAACAACTGGACGCCGGTTCCTGGTTCAACGAAGCCTATCCGCAATACGCCAATCCGGAGTACAAAGGCTTGAAGGTGCCCACTCTGGAAGAAGTGCTGGATCATTTCGGACACAGCGTCAACTATTATATCGAGACCAAATCGCCGGAAACCTATCCGGGTATGGAAGAGAAGCTGCTGGAAACACTGAAACGGCACCATCTGATCGGACCGAACGCCAAGCCGGGACAAGTGATCATCCAATCCTTCAGCCCCGACAGCCTGAAAAAAGTACATCACCTGGACCCCGGCATCCCGCTGGTACAACTGTTGTGGTACGAGCAACCGGCGCAAATCACCGATCGGGAACTGAGCGAAATCCACACCTACGCGATCGGTGTGGGTCCCAACTTCAACAAAATCGACCGTGCATACGTACAAAAAGTACGTCAACACGGCCTGCTGATCCATCCGTACACGGTCAACGAGAAAGCAGATATGAAGCGCCTGATCGACTGGGGCGTAACGGGCATGTTCACCAACTTCCCGGACCGGTTGCACGAAGTGTTGAAAGAACGGAAAGGAAAATAA
- a CDS encoding prepilin peptidase: MGEHIVFIVLLILTGIASVTDLRERLIYDRVVLVGAAFAIMFRLWYRVEPWWDYLLTGFGVLFVLATIGALTGATAIGGGDIKLFAMIGLCVGWEKFFVIFLISHVLAALVAIPMKLFSRKADWKSTLPMAPFIFTGTLVTYVLYLF; encoded by the coding sequence GTGGGGGAACATATTGTTTTTATCGTGTTGTTGATCTTGACCGGGATTGCGAGCGTCACCGATCTGCGCGAGCGGCTCATCTACGACCGCGTCGTGTTGGTCGGAGCGGCGTTTGCCATCATGTTTCGCCTCTGGTACCGGGTGGAGCCGTGGTGGGACTACCTGCTCACCGGTTTCGGCGTGTTGTTCGTGCTGGCGACGATCGGAGCGTTGACCGGGGCGACCGCCATCGGCGGGGGAGATATCAAACTCTTTGCAATGATTGGTTTATGTGTCGGCTGGGAGAAATTTTTCGTCATTTTCCTTATCTCCCACGTTTTGGCGGCCTTGGTGGCGATTCCGATGAAACTGTTCAGCCGAAAGGCAGACTGGAAATCGACACTGCCGATGGCACCTTTCATTTTTACCGGAACTCTCGTCACATACGTGTTGTATCTATTTTGA
- a CDS encoding Hsp70 family protein: MSKVVGIDLGTTNSAIAVVNPYGKPEILVNREGERITPSVVLFEGNEPIVGSIAKRSAVMSPLNVVQFAKRQMGVKSWKFRTETGEIYNAEDISAIILKRLKEDAEMLLGEEIRDAVITVPAYFDDAQRKATLDAGRIAGLNVLRIINEPTAAALAYGLNKVGEEQTILVYDLGGGTFDVTIMRLNGERIEVVATGGAKNLGGFDWDNEIMKYLNEEFQKQGGPNLFDDPVMEQDLRDKAEMAKRTLSSREKTNVFLSAGGVTASITLTRETFETITRHLLRQTQSIMEFVLEDAGMQWKDIDRILLVGGSTRMKAVPAMIERVTGIKPSMDVNPDEVVAMGAAIQGTLIQVQQGTAQLHEAADFPIVEVQDVNSHSLGVVALDEHDREVNSIVLKKDTPIPCKVSGRYVTSVDNQTQLHVQVTEGEDTDLNYVKIVGEGVMDLPPRPKGSPLEVIFEYDRDGIIHVSVVDLTAGQRLGELKIERVSNLTEEEVAEKQQRLGKLAIG; this comes from the coding sequence ATGAGCAAGGTTGTGGGCATCGATCTCGGCACGACCAACTCGGCGATCGCCGTCGTCAACCCTTACGGGAAGCCGGAGATTTTGGTCAACCGCGAGGGGGAACGCATCACCCCCTCCGTCGTGTTGTTTGAGGGCAACGAGCCGATTGTCGGCAGTATCGCCAAACGGTCGGCGGTGATGTCGCCGCTCAACGTCGTGCAGTTTGCCAAACGGCAGATGGGCGTGAAATCCTGGAAGTTCCGCACGGAGACCGGCGAGATTTACAACGCGGAGGACATTTCCGCCATCATTTTGAAACGGCTCAAAGAAGATGCGGAAATGCTCCTGGGCGAGGAGATCCGGGATGCCGTCATCACCGTTCCCGCCTATTTCGATGACGCGCAGCGAAAAGCGACGCTGGACGCCGGACGAATCGCGGGGCTCAATGTATTGCGCATCATCAACGAGCCGACCGCGGCCGCCCTCGCCTACGGGCTGAACAAGGTGGGAGAAGAGCAGACCATCCTCGTCTATGACTTGGGCGGCGGCACGTTTGACGTTACCATCATGCGTTTGAACGGAGAGCGCATCGAGGTGGTCGCCACCGGCGGGGCGAAAAACCTGGGCGGCTTCGACTGGGACAACGAGATCATGAAGTATCTGAATGAGGAGTTTCAAAAACAAGGCGGCCCCAATCTGTTCGACGACCCGGTGATGGAACAGGATCTGCGCGACAAAGCGGAGATGGCCAAGCGCACCCTTTCCTCGCGCGAAAAGACCAACGTCTTTCTCTCCGCCGGCGGGGTGACCGCCTCCATCACGCTGACACGCGAAACGTTTGAGACGATCACGCGCCATCTGTTGCGCCAGACGCAGAGCATCATGGAGTTTGTACTGGAAGATGCGGGCATGCAGTGGAAGGATATCGACAGGATCCTGCTCGTCGGCGGATCCACTCGCATGAAGGCCGTTCCGGCCATGATCGAGCGCGTGACGGGGATCAAACCGTCGATGGACGTCAACCCGGACGAAGTGGTGGCGATGGGAGCGGCCATTCAGGGCACGCTGATCCAGGTGCAACAGGGCACGGCCCAATTGCACGAAGCGGCGGATTTCCCGATCGTGGAGGTGCAGGATGTCAACTCCCACAGTTTGGGTGTCGTCGCCTTGGACGAACACGACCGGGAAGTCAACTCGATCGTGTTGAAAAAGGACACCCCCATCCCGTGCAAGGTGAGCGGCCGCTACGTCACCAGCGTGGACAACCAAACTCAGCTTCATGTGCAGGTGACGGAAGGAGAGGACACCGACCTCAACTACGTGAAGATCGTGGGCGAAGGCGTGATGGATCTGCCGCCGCGTCCGAAAGGTTCGCCGTTGGAAGTGATCTTCGAGTACGACCGTGACGGGATCATCCACGTCTCCGTCGTCGATTTGACCGCCGGCCAGCGGTTGGGTGAGCTGAAGATCGAGCGCGTCTCCAACCTGACCGAAGAAGAAGTGGCGGAAAAACAACAACGCCTCGGCAAACTGGCCATCGGCTGA
- the lysS gene encoding lysine--tRNA ligase, whose product MSEERNELERNELLQVRRDKMEALREKGVDPFGGKFERTHTAQEILDTYGDLSKEELEEKAVTVTIAGRLMSKRKQGKASFAHLQDVTGRIQIYVRLDRVGEEQYEIFSTADIGDWLGISGTVFKTNRGETSVKADTVTFLTKSLRPLPEKFHGLKDVELRYRKRYLDLIMNPEVKETFILRSRIIAAIRRYLDERGFLEVETPTMHTIAGGAAARPFITHHNALDMDLYMRIAIELHLKRLIVGGLEKVYEIGRVYRNEGISTKHNPEFTMMELYQAYADFHDIMDLTENLIAHVAQEVLGTTKITYQGHEIDLTPPWDRKSMVELIKEHVGIDFKQEMSDEEARRLAKEHGVEIESNMTFGHIVNEFFEQKVEDKLIQPTFVYGHPVAISPLAKKNEEDPRFTDRFELFIVGREHANAFSELNDPIDQRQRFEAQLAERAAGNDEAHPMDEDFLEALEYGMPPTGGLGIGIDRLVMLLTDSASIRDVLLFPLMRDR is encoded by the coding sequence ATGTCAGAAGAACGCAATGAACTGGAGCGGAATGAACTGTTACAGGTGCGCCGCGACAAAATGGAAGCACTCAGGGAAAAAGGGGTGGACCCGTTCGGCGGCAAGTTCGAACGGACACACACCGCGCAGGAAATCTTGGACACCTATGGCGATTTGAGCAAAGAGGAGCTGGAGGAGAAGGCGGTCACCGTCACCATCGCCGGTCGCCTCATGTCCAAGCGGAAACAGGGAAAAGCGTCGTTCGCCCATTTGCAGGATGTAACCGGCCGGATTCAGATCTATGTGCGGCTGGATCGGGTAGGGGAGGAACAGTACGAGATTTTCAGCACGGCCGATATCGGTGACTGGCTGGGCATCTCGGGAACCGTGTTCAAAACCAACCGCGGTGAAACCAGTGTCAAGGCGGATACCGTCACGTTCCTGACCAAATCGTTGCGCCCCCTGCCGGAAAAATTCCATGGACTCAAAGACGTGGAATTGCGTTACCGCAAACGGTACCTGGATCTCATCATGAATCCGGAAGTGAAGGAGACATTCATCCTGAGGAGCCGGATCATTGCGGCGATTCGCCGTTACTTGGACGAACGCGGCTTCCTCGAAGTGGAGACGCCGACCATGCATACCATCGCCGGCGGTGCGGCGGCACGTCCGTTCATCACGCATCACAATGCATTGGACATGGATTTGTACATGCGGATCGCCATCGAACTGCACCTGAAACGGTTGATCGTCGGCGGATTGGAAAAAGTGTATGAGATCGGCCGCGTGTACCGGAACGAAGGGATCTCCACCAAGCACAATCCGGAATTCACCATGATGGAGCTGTACCAGGCTTATGCCGACTTCCACGATATCATGGACCTGACCGAAAACCTGATCGCCCATGTGGCGCAGGAAGTGTTGGGCACGACCAAAATCACGTACCAAGGGCATGAGATCGACCTGACCCCGCCGTGGGACCGCAAATCGATGGTCGAATTGATCAAGGAACACGTCGGCATCGACTTCAAACAGGAGATGAGCGACGAGGAAGCGCGTCGCCTGGCCAAGGAACACGGTGTCGAAATCGAGTCCAACATGACCTTCGGTCATATCGTCAACGAATTTTTCGAGCAAAAAGTGGAGGACAAGCTGATTCAGCCCACCTTCGTCTACGGCCATCCGGTGGCCATTTCGCCCTTGGCCAAGAAAAATGAAGAAGATCCGCGGTTTACCGATCGGTTTGAGTTGTTCATCGTCGGGCGCGAACACGCCAACGCTTTCTCCGAGCTGAACGACCCGATCGATCAGCGTCAGCGTTTCGAAGCGCAATTGGCCGAACGGGCCGCGGGTAACGACGAGGCTCACCCGATGGATGAAGATTTCCTCGAAGCGCTGGAGTACGGCATGCCGCCAACCGGGGGTCTCGGCATCGGGATCGACCGATTGGTGATGCTGCTTACGGACAGTGCCTCGATCCGGGATGTTTTGTTGTTCCCGTTGATGCGCGATCGTTGA